The window GCCTGTGCCTGGGCGGCAGCTTCGATTGTGCCATCGTTGTTGACGATTATCGCGTACTGAACGAAGACGGCCTGCGTTTTGAAGATGAATTCGTTCGTCACAAAATGCTGGATGCGATTGGGGACCTGTTCATGTGTGGTCACAATATCATTGGTGCGTTTACCGCGTATAAATCCGGTCACGCGCTGAACAACAAACTGTTGCAGGCTGTTCTGGCAAAACAGGAAGCCTGGGAATATGTGACCTTCGAAGACGAAGCTGAACTGCCACTGGCATTCAAAGCACCGAGCACGGTTCTGGCGTAACGGCAGATTCCGTTATCTAAATTCGACTGGTTGACCTGGCACTCTCTCCGGCCAGCAAGACCAGTCGTTTTTGTTTTTGTCCTTTCTGATTAGCCGTAGTCAATGGCGCGTTTGCTGATTTCATCACCATTTTTAACCTCCTGCGTGCCTTATTACTGCTGCTGTACCGTCGCATTGATGGTAATATCTGGGCGCGAAAAAATAAAAATCATACGGTGAGCCTGAAGGCTTACTTACTTGTGGTGGGGCAATTGAGCGGAATTCTGACGCGCTGGCGACAATTTGGCAGACGTTACTTCTGGCCGCATCTCCTTCTGGGGATGGTCGCGGCAAGCCTTGGCCTGCCTGCGCTTAACAGTAACGCCGAGGCGGCTAACCCTGCGAAGACCGCCACCTCCCGACAAGACCTGAACACGCGGGTTAATTTCACTAACCTTGCCCTGCTGGAAGCGAACCGCCGACCGAATTTCACGGTGGATTACTGGCATCAGCATGCTATCCGCACCGTTATTCGTCATCTCTCTTTCGCCATGGCACCGCAGGCGCTGCCAGCTGTTGAAGAATCCCTGCCGGTTCAGGCGCACCACCTGGCGCTGCTGGATACACTCAATACGCTGCTGACCCAGCAGAGCGAGCCGCCGATCATTGTTCGTCAGGTTGCTCTTGCTGCGTTTTATCCACAATCCGTTTTCTCCGTATCCGCCTGGATTAGCCAGGTACAGGGCATCCGCGCCGGACCTCAACGCCTCAGCTAAATTAAACCTTTTCAATACCTTAATTTAACTGCCCATGATGGGGCGTTTGAGAATTTATTATGTTAATCAAATTACTAACTAAAGTTTTCGGTAGTCGTAACGATCGTACCCTGCGCCGCATGCGCAAAGCTGTCAGCGTCATCAACGGTCTTGAGCCAGCGATGGAAAAACTCTCCGATGAAGAGCTGAAAGGCAAAACCGCCGAATTCCGTGCCCGTCTCGAAAAAGGCGAAACCGTTGAGAGCCTGATCCCGGAAGCCTTCGCCGTAGTTCGCGAAGCAAGTAAGCGTGTGTTCGGCATGCGTCACTTCGACGTGCAGCTGCTGGGTGGTATGGTCCTGAACGACCGCTGTATCGCTGAGATGCGTACCGGTGAAGGTAAAACCCTGACCGCAACCCTGCCTGCTTACCTTAACGCTCTGTCAGGTAAAGGCGTGCACGTCGTCACCGTCAACGACTATCTGGCGCAGCGTGACGCCGAAAACAACCGTCCACTGTTCGAATTCCTCGGCATGAGCGTCGGGATCAACATGTCAGGCCTGCCGGCACCGGCGAAACGCGAAGCCTACAACGCAGACATCACCTACGGTACCAACAACGAATACGGTTTTGACTACCTGCGCGATAACATGGCATTCAGCCCGGAAGAGCGCGTTCAGCGTAAACTGCACTATGCGCTGGTGGATGAGGTGGACTCCATCCTGATCGATGAAGCCCGTACCCCGCTGATCATCTCCGGCCCGGCTGAAGACAGCTCCGAGATGTATCGCAAAGTCGACAAAATCATTCCACACCTGATCCGTCAGGAAAAAGAGGATTCCGACACCTTCCAGGGTGAAGGTCACTTCTCCGTGGACGAAAAAGCCCGTCAGGTGAACCTGACCGAGCGTGGTCTGGTCCAGATCGAAGAGCTGCTGGTTGCGCAGGGCATTATGGAAGAGGGTGAGTCACTCTACTCCCCGAGCAACATCATGCTGATGCACCACGTGACCGCAGCGCTGCGTGCGCACGTGCTCTTTACCCGTGACGTGGACTACATCGTTAAAGATGGCGAAGTCATTATCGTCGACGAACACACCGGCCGTACCATGCAGGGTCGCCGCTGGTCTGATGGTCTGCACCAGGCGGTGGAAGCCAAAGAAGGCGTGGATATTCAGAATGAAAACCAGACGCTGGCCTCTATTACCTTCCAGAACTACTTCCGTCTGTACGAGAAGCTGGCGGGGATGACCGGTACGGCGGATACCGAAGCCTTTGAATTCAGCTCTATCTACAAGCTGGATACCGTGGTGGTTCCAACTAACCGTCCGATGATCCGTAAGGATATGCCGGACCTGGTCTACATGACCGAAGCGGAAAAAATTCAGGCTATCATCGAAGATATTCGCGACCGTACCGCCGCGGGCCAGCCGGTTCTGGTGGGTACCATCTCCATCGAAAAATCAGAAGTGGTCTCCGAAGAGCTGACTAAAGCCGGGATCAAACACAACGTTCTGAACGCCAAGTTCCACGCCAAAGAAGCGGATATCGTTGCCCAGGCGGGTTACCCGGCAGCCGTGACCATCGCCACCAACATGGCGGGACGTGGTACCGACATCATGCTGGGCGGTAGCTGGCAGGCAGAAGTGGCCGCGCTGGAAAACCCAACCCCGGAACAGATCGCGCAGATCAAAGCCGACTGGCAGGTTCGTCACGATGCCGTTCTGGCCGCGGGCGGTCTGCATATCATCGGTACTGAACGTCATGAATCCCGTCGTATCGACAACCAGCTGCGTGGTCGTGCGGGTCGCCAGGGTGATGCCGGTTCATCCCGCTTCTACCTGTCGATGGAAGATGCGCTGATGCGTATTTTCGCCTCTGACCGTGTGTCGGGCATGATGCGTAAGCTGGGCATGAAGCCGGGCGAAGCGATTGAGCACCCGTGGGTAACCAAAGCTATCGCCAACGCCCAGCGTAAAGTTGAAAGCCGTAACTTCGATATTCGTAAGCAGCTGCTTGAATATGATGACGTGGCCAACGACCAGCGTCGCGCGATCTACACCCAGCGTAACGAACTGCTGGACGTGTCCGACGTGAGCGAAACCATCAACAGCATCCGTGAAGACGTCTTCAAGGCGACCCTCGATGGTCACATTCCTCCGCAGTCCCTGGAGGAGATGTGGGATATCGAAGGCCTGCAGGCGCGTCTGAAAAACGACTTCGATCTGGACCTGCCGATTCAGGAGTGGCTGGATAAAGAGCCGGAGCTGCACGAAGAGACCCTGCGCGAGCGTATTTTTGCGACCGCCATTGAAGTTTATCAGCGTAAAGAAGAAGTGGTCGGCGCTGAGATGATGCGTCACTTCGAGAAAGGCGTGATGCTGCAAACGCTGGACTCCCTGTGGAAAGAGCACCTGGCGGCGATGGACTATCTGCGTCAGGGCATCCACCTGCGCGGCTATGCACAAAAAGATCCGAAGCAGGAGTACAAGCGCGAATCCTTCGCCATGTTTGCCTCGATGCTGGAATCCCTGAAATATGAAGTGATCAGCACCCTGAGCAAGGTACAGGTGCGCATGCCGGAAGAAGTTGAAGAGATGGAGCAGCAGCGCCGCGAAGAGGCTGAACGTCTGGCCCAGATGCAGCAGCTCAGCCATCAGGACGACGAAGAAGCTGCCGCTGCCGCGATTGCTGCGCAGGCCGGTGAGCGTAAGGTTGGCCGTAACGATCCGTGCCCATGCGGTTCCGGTAAAAAATACAAACAGTGCCATGGCCGTCTGAGCTAAGCATTAAACCAACTGAAAAGGCGCAGATATCTGCGCCTTTTTTATGGAATCAAGACAATGAAAACACTGCAAATCGCTGTCGGGATCATTCGCAATTCCGATAACCAAATTTTTATTACCCAGCGTGCGGCGGACGCGCACATGGCGAATAAGTGGGAGTTCCCGGGCGGGAAGATTGAGTCTGGCGAAACGCCGGAGCAGGCGCTGATCCGCGAGCTTCAGGAAGAGGTAGGGATCACCCCACTCGGCGCGACGCTGTTCGATAAGCTCGAATATGCGTTTCCCGATCGCCATATCACCCTGTGGTTCTGGCTGGTGGAAAGCTGGGAAGGGGAGCCGTGGGGCAAAGAGGGGCAGCCTGGAAGCTGGGTTGCGCTGAGCGCGCTGGATGCCGACAAGTTCCCGCCGGCAAATGCGCCCGTCATTACCCGATTGGTGGGTAATCTGTAAGCCTGCCCAGCGAAGCGCCAGCAGGCTATAACCGTTACTGCTGGTCTTCGCTCCAGTCATCGCTGTCGGAGAGCCCGCCTTCGCTTGGAATGCGTTTCTCTTCTGCGGCCCATTCACCGAGATCGATCAGCTGGCAACGTTTGCAGCAAAAAGGGCGAAAAGGACTCTGTTCGCCCCAGATGACAGGCTTCCCACAGGTGGGGCAGTTCACGGTGGTTACATCAGACATCATGACTCCTTAACAACACGCCAGCTCAAAGTCGAGACGTTCCGGCACCATACCATGCTCACTGTCGAGCGGCATAAAACGAATCGCAAAGCGGCTCTTGTGACCTGAAATTTGCGGATAAAGCTGATCGGCAAGGGTTAGCTGCAGGCGCAGCAGATCGGCATCCTCGCCGTTATCCTGATAAAAACCGTTCAGGCTGGTCTGCTTGCGGAACGGTGCGGAGTTGCGGATCAAATCGAGGATCAGCGATAGCGCCTGGGTCAGCGGCTCAAGGCTGCTGAGCCAGCTTTGTACCTGCACATCGCGCTGTTCCTGGGGCATATGCAGCCAGATATGCAGGGTCGGCAAATCGAAACTGCAGCAGCCGCCAGGAATGCTCAGGCGCTGACGCACCAGTGCTACCAGGCGATCTTCCCGCAAAAACTGGCCGATACGCGGTGCAGCCATCAATACCGTGCTGTTGTGTTTCAACTGCTGACGCAGGCTGTCGATACGGCTGTTATCCACGCCCGGCACTTCGGCCCAGGCCTGCAATTTACGCTGCTGACGCTCCAGCTCTTTCAGTAAATCAGTACGAACTTCGCCACGCTCTAACACATCCAGCAGGTCGCCTACGTTACGGAAAAAATGCAGCGCCGTGGTGTGGTCGTGTACCGGCAGGAGGCCCGAAAGCTGCTGGATTAAAAACTCGATGCGCAGCCAGGTACGCATTTTTTCATTGAGGGGATGCTCAAAAAGAACGTGGGTGTGCATTAGGCTTTTTCCTGTAAAACGGCCTGCGCCAGGTAGTACTGATGCAGGCGGGCAACATCGGAGGCAATGGCATCCGGTGCGCCGTCATTATTAATAACATCATCCGCGACGGCAAGGCGCGCTTCACGCGTGGCCTGCGCGGCAAGAATTTGTTCAGCATGTTCGCGCGGGACATTATCGCGGGCGATGGTGCGTTGAATTTGGGTTGCCACAGAGACGTCTACCACCAGCACCCGGTCAGCTTTGTCGTGGAGCTTATTTTCCACCAGAAGCGGTACGACCCATAGGACATAGGGTGAGGTCGCCTGCGATATCTGCTTCTGCGTCTCCTGCTGGATCAGCGGATGCAGCAGGGCGTTAAGCCAGGCTTTTTCTTCAGGATGCGAGAAAATGCGTTCGCGCAATAACCGGCGGTTAAGGGTTCCGTCAGGCGCGATAATATCGCGGCCGAAGTGTTCTGCGATAGCGTGTAATGCGGGTGTACCTGGCTCTACCACCTGGCGGGCAATGATGTCGGCATCAATAATCGTGACACCCAGACGAGAGAAGGCGTCGGCCACAGTGCTTTTGCCACTGCCAATGCCTCCCGTTAATGCAACGATGTACCCCATTAATTAAAATCCTGGGAAATATTCATTATTGATATCAATTGCTTAAGATTTAATCTTTTAACTGCAAAGGTTAAGCTCTGCTTACGGACTTTTTACCAGGTAAATTTATAGGATTGTAGCGTAAAAAAAGTGATTTTCGCAGTCTTGCGCAACAGGTATTAGTGCGTATGATAGCGTCACTGGAGTTGTGTGTTTCGTTTTTCGACATTTACCCCAGTACCCCAGGAATCCGCAAATGCGTATCGAAGAAGATCTGAAGTTAGGTTTCAAAGACGTTCTTATCCGCCCTAAACGTTCTACTCTGAAAAGTCGCTCTGACGTTGAACTCGAACGTGAATTCACCTTTAAGCATTCCGGTCAGACCTGGTCTGGCGTACCTGTAATCGCCGCTAACATGGATACGGTTGGGACTTTTGCAATGGCAAAAGCGCTGGCTTCCTTCGACATTCTGACTGCGGTGCACAAACACTACAGCATCGAAGAGTGGAATGAATTTGCAGGCTCCGTATCTGAAACCGTTCTCAAGCATGTGATGGTTTCCACCGGCACCTCCGACGCCGATTTCGAAAAAACGAAACAGATCCTTATTGCTAACCCAAACCTGAACTTCATCTGTATTGATGTCGCGAATGGTTACTCCGAGCATTTCGTGCAGTTCGTCAGCAAAGCGCGCCAGGCCTGGCCGACCAAAACCATTATTGCAGGTAACGTGGTTACCGGTGAAATGTGTGAAGAGCTGATCCTGTCCGGGGCAGACATTGTGAAAGTGGGCATTGGCCCGGGCTCTGTCTGCACCACCCGCGTGAAAACCGGTGTTGGCTATCCCCAGCTCTCTGCGGTGATCGAGTGTGCTGACGCCGCTCACGGCCTCGGCGGCCAGATCATCAGCGACGGCGGTTGCACCACGCCGGGTGACGTAGCGAAAGCCTTTGGCGGCGGCGCAGACTTCGTGATGCTTGGCGGAATGCTGGCTGGTCACGAAGAGAGCGGCGGTACCGTGGTTGATGAAAACGGTGAAAAATTCATGCTGTTCTACGGCATGAGCTCTGAATCCGCGATGAACCGTCACGTGGGCGGTGTTGCGCAGTATCGTGCGGCAGAAGGTAAAACCGTTAAGCTGCCACTGCGTGGCCCGGTTGAGAATACCGCGCGTGATATCCTGGGTGGCCTGCGCTCTGCATGCACCTATGTGGGCGCATCCCGTCTGAAAGAGCTGACCAAGCGCACCACCTTTATCCGCGTTCAGGAACAGGAAAACCGCGTTTTCAACAGCCTGTAATGCTCTCTCGCTGGCGCGTTTCGCGCCAGCGTCATCCCGCACTCATCGCATCCCCCAGATGAAAAATCGGCAGATACATCGCGACCACCAGCGTGCCGATGATTAATCCCGTCACTATCAACAGCAGAGGCTCCAGCAGCGAGGCCAGATTGTCGGCTTGCTGAAAAGTCTGTTCATTATGATGCTGCGCCAGATTACTTAACATCGTATCCAGCGACCCCGACGCTTCGCCAGTGCGCACGAGCTGAATGCACAGCGGTGTAAAGATCTCTGCTTCACTCAGGGCAGACCAGACAGGCGCCCCCTGCATGATGCGCTGGCGTATCGTCTGTAGTTTCTCCTGCCAGAAGGGGCACGTCAGCGTCTCTTCCGTACTTTCCAGTCCCTGGATAAAGGCGATGCCTGACTGCTGCGTGAGCGACAGAACGGTAAAGATCTGGCTGAGCTTTTGTCCACGCACCAGCGGGCCCACCACCGGACTGTTCAGCAGCAGGCGCTGCGTGGCGCGTTGCCATCGGCGGTTACGGTGAATAAACATCAGGCCAGACGCCGCTGCCAACAGACAGAGTATCAGCCCGGCCCCCCGTTCCTGAAGTGCGTCTGCCAGCGCCATCACCGCCCGGGTCAGCGCCGGTAAGGGGGTGTTGAAGGTTTTGTAGATCGCGGCAAACTCCGGCAGCACCAGGGTCACCATCGCCAGTACCACGGCGAAGGCCAGGGTGAGAATAATCACCGGATAGCGCAGCGCCTTTTTCACCTTCGCTCCGAGCTGTTGCTGCGTTTTTTGCTGCCGCGCCAGCTGACGACAACATTCATCGAGCTTGCCGGTCAGCTCCCCCGTTTTCATCATCGAAATATAGAGGGGAGGGAAGACGTGCGGCCACTTTTTCAGGGCATCTGAAAAGGCGCACCCGGCGCTGAGATCGTCAGCCACGCTTTGCAACAGCGCCTGCCACTGCCGGACGGGGTGCTGCTGGGCCAGAAGGGCCAGACCTGCTGAGAGCGTTAAGCCTGCCTGCAGCAGCGTCGCCAACTGGTGGATCGCCTCGTAGCGATGCTGCGCCTGCCAGCGCGTCTGTAGCAGGCTTCGTTTGAGTTCCAGGGGGAAAAGATCCCGACCCAACAGGAGGTTCCACGCCGTCTGCTTGTCGGGAGCCCAGATCGCGCCTGTTTGCTGTTCCCCCTGCTGGCTGAGCGCCCGCCAGCGCCAGAGTTGATTACCTGCCATCTGATTCGCCCAGCATCTGCACCAGCTCCCCGAGCGTGGTGTGTCCTTGTTCTACCGCCATGCAGCCGTGCTCAAACAGTGTGATCATGCCCGTCTGCCGGGCCAGTTTTTCAATATCCTCCACCGATGCTCCACCAGCGATGGCGGCGCGCAGTTCCCGGGTGATCACCATCACTTCGAAGATCGCCACCCGGCCATAAAATCCGTGATAGCAGCGGTCACAGCCTACGGGCTGCCAGTGCGGCAATGGCCGGGGCCACAGCGCCTGGGGTAAGGGGGCGTCCCGGCGCACTTCGGTACGGCAGTGTGGGCAGAGTCGACGCACCAGCCGCTGAGCGATCACCAGAGACAGCGCCGACGAGATCATCCAGCGCGCCACGCCCATCTGCTGCAGGCGCACCAGCGTCTCTGCGGTAGAGTTGGTATGCAGTGTCGACAGCACCAGATGCCCGGTCTGGGCGGCGTTGATGGCGATCTCCGCCGTTTCGCCATCGCGTATTTCACCCACCATGATGATGTCGGGGTCCTGGCGCAAAAATGCCCGCAGCACGCTCTGGAAGGTTAACCCCGCCCGGGGGTTAATGGGGGTCTGATTCAGCCCGTCCAGCGGGATTTCGACCGGATCTTCTACGCTGCAGATGTTCACTTCTGGCGTGTTCCGGGCCTGCAAGGCGCTGTAAAGGGTAACGGTTTTGCCGCTGCCGGTGGGGCCGGTCACCAGAATCAGCCCCTGGGATTTGTGCAGCGCGCTGGCGAACAGCCGTTGCTGGGTTTCGCTCATCCCCAGTTGTTCAAGCTGCAGCGCCTGTTGCTCCTGTTGCAGAAGTCGCAGGACGATTTTTTCGCCGCTGCGACAGGGAAGCGTGGCAATACGAAACGAAACGGGGGAGCCCGAAAGTTCGACCGTGAATTGCCCGTCCTGGGGTAAGCGACGCTCGGCGATATCGAGATTGCCCAGCACCTTCAGCCTGGCGATAAGTGAAGTACCAAGTTCAGCGGAGAGCGGTTGCTGCGGATAGAGCACGCCGTCAATGCGTAACCGGATCTGCCAGCTTTCGTCGGCGGGCTCAATATGAATATCCGACGCCCGCTGGCTCAGCGCCTGGGTCAGGGTTTGGTTAAGGATGTCGATGGCGGAACGCGTCGAGCTGGCGACCACGGGCAGATGTGCCTCCGACGTGGCCTGCTGGTGCTTTTCCATGCGCTCGGCGGTCCAGCATTCGATATCGATTCTTTTTTGCGTCGCAAAACGTAACGCCTCCAGTAGGTCGGGCGGCGGGTTGCCGACCACTGCAATATTGATTCTCTCCGGGGCGCAGGTCAGCAGGAGGGCGTTGTGACGCCGACACAGGGCCGTTAAGCGCTCGGCGTTCATTACTCGCTCTCCTGCGCAGCCGTAAAGCGGAACACCTCTTCGCAGGCCTGCTTCAGCGCGCTGTCTTCCGCCACGGTGCAGAGTCGCTTCCAGCCGGTAATACCGTTGCCGTTATCCCACTGTGGGGTCATCACCACCTCGAGACCGTTAAGGCTCTCCTGGCCGGTCAGGGTGACGGCACCTTTGGCGACGCTCATCCCGGAGACATAGCGGCTGGTTGCCGGGGAGGGGATACCATTAACACCCGCATCGCAGCTCTCTGTCCCGCCATGATCGAGAGCGCAGAGTTCGACTGCGGTGCGGTAGGGCATAAAGGTTTGCAGCATGTCGGTGAGGGCGGCTTTTCGCAGGTAGTTCTGGTAAGCCGGAATGCCAATCGCGCTGAGGATGGCCACGATGCCAATAACTACCATTAACTCAATGAGGGTAAATCCTTTTTGTCTTTCCATGGGTCGCTCCTTATGTTGATGCACGCTACTGTGGCAGCAGGGCAGACCAGGGGCGAGAGGCAAAAATCGATTCGTGAAGCGTGATTCAGCGGGATGTGCAGTCGTTACAGAACAGTGCAGAAGCTTTGCGGGGCGGGTCGTAAATCAGGCTTGCCCGGCCTGTATAGACCGGGCTTTTTGTCACTTAGCGAAAGCGCATCGACAGGTCGAGGGCGCGAATGTGTTTGGTCAGCGCGCCAACGGAGATGAAATCGACGCCGGTTTCGGCAAATTCGCGCAGAGTTTCGTGCGTCACGTTGCCGGAGACCTCGAGGCGAGCCTGGCCGTTGGTGCGTTTCACCGCCTCACGCATCTCTTCAGTTTTGAAGTTATCCAGCATGATGATGTCGGCCCCGGCTTTCAGCGCATCGTCCAGCTCCTGCAGGTTCTCCACTTCCACTTCCACCGGCACATCCGGATGCAGCCAGAAGGCTTTTTCCACCGCCTGGCGCACGGAGCCGGAGGCGATAATGTGGTTCTCTTTAATAAGGAACGCATCGGATAACCCCAGACGGTGGTTGGCACCGCCGCCGCACAGCACGGCATATTTCAGGGCAGTACGCAGGCCGGGCAGCGTTTTGCGCGTGTCCAGCAGTTGGGTATTTGTCCCTTCCAGCAGATCGACATAGCGGCGAGCTTCGCTGGCGACGCCGGAGAGCGTCTGGACAAAGTTCAGCGCGGTGCGTTCACCGGTCAGCAGGACGCGCGATGAGCCCTCGAGCTCAAACAGCGGCTGGTTAGCAGTAATGCTGTCGCCATCGTCGACATGCCACGTCACCTTCACACCGTCACCGGCCAGCTGGATAAAGACCTCTTCCACCCAACGTTTACCACAGAAAACACCGTCCTCACGGGTGATCACCACCGCGTGGGAACGGGCGTCTTCCGCCAGCAGCTGAGCGGTAATGTCGTTGTCAGCATTGACGTCTCCACCCAGATCTTCACGCAGCGCATTGGCGACGCTTACTGGAATATCGAGATTTATACGCTCCAGCAGTACGTTACGTCTGTGGTCGGGGTTGTAGCGGCGAGGCGGCATGTTAAAACTCCAAATTGGTAACGAATCATAAGATTGAAACATGCTACTCTGAACCGGGAATCAGCACCATATATAAGGAGATCCTGCATGCACTCAGAACATGGCTGGCTGGCAGATGCACGGCGTGTTCCTTCGCCACACCACGATTGCCGCCCGGAGGACGAGATCCCGTCGCTGCTGGTAGTGCATAACATCAGCCTGCCGCCTGGCGAATTTGGCGGTCCGTGGATTGACGCGCTATTCACCGGGACAATCGATCCCGATGCTCACCCCTTTTTTGCGGAGATCGCCCACCTGCGCGTTTCTGCCCATTGTCTGATTCGCCGTGACGGTGAAATCGTCCAGTATGTTCCCTTTGATAAACGTGCCTGGCATGCGGGCGTTTCTCAGTATCAGGGGCGCGAACGTTGCAATGATTTCTCTATTGGCATCGAGCTGGAAGGGACGGATACGCTGCCTTACACCGATGCGCAGTATCAGCAGCTGGCCGCGGTGACGCGCACCCTTATCCGCCTCTACCCGGCTATTGCCCGCAATGTGACCGGACACAGCGATATTGCCCCGCAGCGCAAGACCGACCCTGGCCCGGCGTTTGACTGGCAACGCTTTAACACACTGCTTACCGCCCTGTCAGATAAGGAGATGACATGACGTTATTTACCATGCTGCTGGTGATGATCGCTGAGCGTTTGTTCAAGCTGGGCGAACACTGGCATCTGGATCACCGGATGGAAGTGCTGTTTCGTCGCATCCGCCATTTTTCCATGATCCGCACCCTGCTGATGACGGCGGGGGTGATGCTTGTGGTGTTTCTGCTGCTGCGGTCGCTGTATGGCCTGTTCTTTAATGTGCCGCTGCTGGTGATGTGGATCCTGCTCGGGGTCCTCTGCATTGGCGCGGGCAAGGTGCGTCTGCACTACCATGCGTATCTGAAGGCGGCAACCAACAATGATGCCCATGCCCGCGGGGCGATGGCCAGCGAGCTGACGCTGATCCACGGCGTCCCGCCGGAGTGCAACGAACGCGAGTTTTTACGCGAACTGCAGAACGCGCTGCTGTGGATTAACTACCGTTTCTACCTGGCCCCGCTGTTCTGGTTTGTGGTGGGCGGCGTGTGGGGCCCGGTGCTGCTGATGGGCTATGCGTTTTTACGCGCCTGGCAGAGCTGGCTGGCGCGCTACCTGACGCCACACGAGCGGTTGCTGTCCGGGATCGACGCCATTCTGCACGTGCTGGACTGGCTGCCGGTGCGGCTGTTCGGGGTGGTGTATGCCCTGATCGGGCATGGTGAGAAAGCCTTGCCAGCATGGTTCGCCTCGCTGGGGGATCGCCATACCTCGCAGTACCTGGTGTTAACGCGTCTGGCGCAGTTCTCGCTGGCGCGTGAGCCGCACACCGATAAGATCGAAACGCCGAAAGCGGCGGTTTCAATGGCCAAGAAAACCTCTTTTGTGGTGGTGGTGATTGTGGCGCTGCTGACGATTTACGGCACGCTGATCTAAACCCGCGTGCCGCAGGTCTTACACTGTATCCGCTGACGGGATGCCAAAATCAGGCATCCCGTTTTCATTCCAGCGAACCCGCTTCAGGCGGGTGTGGCGGTTCGGATCGTACAGCGGGTCGCCCTCAATTTCGGTGTAATTACGCGCGTGATACACCAGCACATCCTCCCCTTCCGGCGTTTGCGTAAAGCTGTTGTGTCCCGGACCGTACTGGCGATTTTCATAGCTGGTGGTGAATACCGGCTGCGGTGATTTATGCCAGTTCGCCGGATTCTGCGGGTCGGCATGCAGATCGATCCACAGCAGCCCCATGCAGTAGTTTTCATCGGTAGCGCTGGCGGAGTAGCTGACAAACAACCGCTCGCCGTGGAACAGCACCGCCGGGCCTTCGTTTACCCAGAACCCGCGACACTCCCAGTCATACTCCGGTTTGCTGAGCATTACCGGCTCGCCTTTTAGCGTCCAGGGGTTTTCCATTTCGCACAGGTACAGGTTCGAGTTACCGGTGATATCCGGGGCTTTTTGCGCCCAGAGGTACCAGCGTTTCCCCTGGTGAACAAAGGTAGTGGCGTCCAGCGCAAAGGTGTCGAACGGGGTTTTTATCTGCCCTTTTTCAACCCAGGTGCCGGTAAGCGGGTCGCTGTCGGCACACTCCAGGGCGAACATCCGGTGCTGGAACATCCCGAGCTTATCCAGCGCCTGGGTGTGCGTAGCGGCAAAATAGATGTACCACTTGCCGTCGATATTGTGCAGTTCCGGGGCCCAGATCAGCTGACTCATCGGGCCGGTATCGGGCTTGCGCCACACCACCACTTCATCGGCGCTGCGCAGCCCTTCCAGCGAGTCGGCGCGGCGGATCGCCAGCCGGTCGTACTGCGGCACGGAGGCGATAAAATAGTACTGCCCCTCATGGCGTAAAATGTACGGGTCGGCACGTTGTTCGATAAACGGGTTTGGCCACTGATGCATTTGGCTCTCCTTATTTTGTCTCTGCGGCTTTCAGTTCCTGATAGTCGCTCAGTTCACGGTAATTGGTGCGACGTTTTTCCAGGTCTTCCTGAATCTGCTTCATGGTTTCGCGATCGACCTTCAGCAGACGCACCACGCCCGCGGTAATGAGGTAGCCGACGCCAGGAATGACGGTAAAGAGCAGTACGATGCCGTTA of the Leclercia sp. AS011 genome contains:
- a CDS encoding GMP reductase, whose amino-acid sequence is MRIEEDLKLGFKDVLIRPKRSTLKSRSDVELEREFTFKHSGQTWSGVPVIAANMDTVGTFAMAKALASFDILTAVHKHYSIEEWNEFAGSVSETVLKHVMVSTGTSDADFEKTKQILIANPNLNFICIDVANGYSEHFVQFVSKARQAWPTKTIIAGNVVTGEMCEELILSGADIVKVGIGPGSVCTTRVKTGVGYPQLSAVIECADAAHGLGGQIISDGGCTTPGDVAKAFGGGADFVMLGGMLAGHEESGGTVVDENGEKFMLFYGMSSESAMNRHVGGVAQYRAAEGKTVKLPLRGPVENTARDILGGLRSACTYVGASRLKELTKRTTFIRVQEQENRVFNSL
- the hofC gene encoding protein transport protein HofC translates to MAGNQLWRWRALSQQGEQQTGAIWAPDKQTAWNLLLGRDLFPLELKRSLLQTRWQAQHRYEAIHQLATLLQAGLTLSAGLALLAQQHPVRQWQALLQSVADDLSAGCAFSDALKKWPHVFPPLYISMMKTGELTGKLDECCRQLARQQKTQQQLGAKVKKALRYPVIILTLAFAVVLAMVTLVLPEFAAIYKTFNTPLPALTRAVMALADALQERGAGLILCLLAAASGLMFIHRNRRWQRATQRLLLNSPVVGPLVRGQKLSQIFTVLSLTQQSGIAFIQGLESTEETLTCPFWQEKLQTIRQRIMQGAPVWSALSEAEIFTPLCIQLVRTGEASGSLDTMLSNLAQHHNEQTFQQADNLASLLEPLLLIVTGLIIGTLVVAMYLPIFHLGDAMSAG
- the gspE gene encoding type II secretion system protein GspE, translating into MNAERLTALCRRHNALLLTCAPERINIAVVGNPPPDLLEALRFATQKRIDIECWTAERMEKHQQATSEAHLPVVASSTRSAIDILNQTLTQALSQRASDIHIEPADESWQIRLRIDGVLYPQQPLSAELGTSLIARLKVLGNLDIAERRLPQDGQFTVELSGSPVSFRIATLPCRSGEKIVLRLLQQEQQALQLEQLGMSETQQRLFASALHKSQGLILVTGPTGSGKTVTLYSALQARNTPEVNICSVEDPVEIPLDGLNQTPINPRAGLTFQSVLRAFLRQDPDIIMVGEIRDGETAEIAINAAQTGHLVLSTLHTNSTAETLVRLQQMGVARWMISSALSLVIAQRLVRRLCPHCRTEVRRDAPLPQALWPRPLPHWQPVGCDRCYHGFYGRVAIFEVMVITRELRAAIAGGASVEDIEKLARQTGMITLFEHGCMAVEQGHTTLGELVQMLGESDGR
- the ppdD gene encoding prepilin peptidase-dependent pilin — encoded protein: MERQKGFTLIELMVVIGIVAILSAIGIPAYQNYLRKAALTDMLQTFMPYRTAVELCALDHGGTESCDAGVNGIPSPATSRYVSGMSVAKGAVTLTGQESLNGLEVVMTPQWDNGNGITGWKRLCTVAEDSALKQACEEVFRFTAAQESE
- the nadC gene encoding carboxylating nicotinate-nucleotide diphosphorylase, whose product is MPPRRYNPDHRRNVLLERINLDIPVSVANALREDLGGDVNADNDITAQLLAEDARSHAVVITREDGVFCGKRWVEEVFIQLAGDGVKVTWHVDDGDSITANQPLFELEGSSRVLLTGERTALNFVQTLSGVASEARRYVDLLEGTNTQLLDTRKTLPGLRTALKYAVLCGGGANHRLGLSDAFLIKENHIIASGSVRQAVEKAFWLHPDVPVEVEVENLQELDDALKAGADIIMLDNFKTEEMREAVKRTNGQARLEVSGNVTHETLREFAETGVDFISVGALTKHIRALDLSMRFR
- the ampD gene encoding 1,6-anhydro-N-acetylmuramyl-L-alanine amidase AmpD, with protein sequence MHSEHGWLADARRVPSPHHDCRPEDEIPSLLVVHNISLPPGEFGGPWIDALFTGTIDPDAHPFFAEIAHLRVSAHCLIRRDGEIVQYVPFDKRAWHAGVSQYQGRERCNDFSIGIELEGTDTLPYTDAQYQQLAAVTRTLIRLYPAIARNVTGHSDIAPQRKTDPGPAFDWQRFNTLLTALSDKEMT